A region of the Pseudomonadales bacterium genome:
AAAGACGATAATGCGCAGATCAGCTGCGCAATGTTTCGTGGTAAAAATCAGTTTATTCGTACCCGTCTAAAGCCTGGGATGCAAATACTGGTCAATGGCAAAGTAAGCCTGTATGAGGGTCGAGGCTCATATCAGCTAATCGCCGATTATCTTGAAGAATCTGGCGTTGGCGCCATGGCCAGAGCCGTTGAAGCTTTAAAAGCAAAGCTTCTGCAAGAAGGTTTATTTGAGCAATCACGAAAGAAACCGCTGCCTCGCGTATTACAGCATATAGCCGTTATCACTTCAGATACCGGCGCAGCTATTCACGATAT
Encoded here:
- the xseA gene encoding exodeoxyribonuclease VII large subunit is translated as MRVSSETDSPVLSVSELNQFARGALEMHVGKVWVSGEISNFSAPASGHWYFTLKDDNAQISCAMFRGKNQFIRTRLKPGMQILVNGKVSLYEGRGSYQLIADYLEESGVGAMARAVEALKAKLLQEGLFEQSRKKPLPRVLQHIAVITSDTGAAIHDIISVLAERFPQLNITLIAAQVQGDAAPVSLKTALDRANRYHAEVPIDA